Genomic DNA from Spirochaetaceae bacterium:
GCAGGTCACGCCCAAGCTGAGAACCACTCAGGTCAGGCCATTGATACGCCAGTCGCAGATACCTGCGCACGACGTCCGGCGCCACCGCTTGCGCACTGTTCGTGCCCAGGGTGCTACGCAAGCTCAGTGCCAGGATCTCCACCATGTCCGCACCGTAGCACACCAGCCATCGGTCCTTTACCGATTCTTGGATGATGTCGATCTCGCGAGCAAGATGATCGCGCGGCAGGTCGAAGCGCCGCGTCCGATTCTCGACCTCTTTAATGAGGCGGAAGACGTCAAGCACGAGCGTCGCTACCTCGATACACCTTCCGTAGCGGAGCCCCTGGAACGTCAGACTCAGACCAACACGCCGAGAGTGAAGCCGCAAGCATCCGATCGGCAGTGCCGCTGCGAGCAGCGCCTCGCGAACACTCGCTCCGAACTTGGCGATCTTGTCCACGCTCCCAAGCTCTACGAGGACCCGGTCCAGCGCGGTCGAGCGGATCAGCAATGCCTCCAGGTCTACCGTCTCAAGCACGATGATGTTGTCACTCGCCTGACCGATGCCTTCGAAGTGGTCGAAGTCCGCGTCAACGACGCCCACGACGCCTGGGAAGCCATCCGCTTCCAGGATACTCACCACGTCGACGACGTTCTGTTTTCCGCGCTCCACGATCACCCAACAGTCTTGGCGATCGACGAACTGCTCGAAGAACAGCCGGTCATCACGCCCTTCGACGACGACAAAGCAGCCCGCGTGCTCCTGTCGCGTCTGCCGGATCGCGTTCACCCGGGCGTTCAGGCTACGGGTCATCAGCCGGTGCCCGGTTCGTGCAGTTCAACCGTGAGATCCCATCGATCTCCGATGATGTCGGGCGAATGCGTGGCGAGAATCGCCCGGAATCCGGTCAGCTTGGTCATCCGCTCAAGATCTGGGACGAACTGCGCCTGCCAAGCCACGTGCAGCGAGAGCTCCGGCTCGTCGATCAGCACGAGCGAGTCCGGTGCGGTGCGAAAGATCAGCTCGTAGAGAATCACGAGTTCGTGCTGCTCACCGGACGACAGCTTTTCCAGGTCGAGGCTATCACCGTCGGAATCGGCCACCCCCAGCCCTTTCGCACTGACCACTACCTGTTTGTGACGAAGACGGGAGTTGGCGATGCTCGTGAACGCGTCGACGCAATCGTACAGCTTATCGAACACGGCGAGCTTCTCCGCCGCATCCTGCGCAAACACGGTCAGCAACTTGCGATGTGACTCGTCCACCCGTGTCAGTTCGGGAACCTCGATGTCGAACTGTTCCCCGGCCAACAACCCCGCATGCTCCAGTCGTGAACGCTTTCGTTCGAGGTCGTTCAGTTGCGAACGCAGTTCGTCCATCGAGCCGTTTTGAGCGCCATTGTCCGCTACAACGCGGGCGGGGAACGTGCGTTCGAGCGACTGAGACCGCGCAACGTACTCCTCGCGGGATTGACCGACCTGGGTGGCAAGCTTGTGCGAGTACTGGCTGACGGTACGCTTGGGTGTATCTGCGCGCACTCCACGTCGATTACGTCTCGGGTTCGGGGCGCTGGTCAAGCGTTCAGTATCGATGAAACGTACGGCAACCGAGTTGCGCAACTCCTGCAGCCACTCCGGGACCGCTGAAACGCCGCTCCGCACAAAGAACGCCAATTCGTCCTCATGGAACGCGAGCACCTCTTCGAGGTCCAGCACACGGCCCGTCTCCAGATTGTGCCACTCACGGCGCCCAACTCGGCGCAGCGCCGGTATCGCATCCTCGATAGCGGAGATCGGCACCCCGAGTGAGTCGCTCGAGACTCTGCGATGCTCGAAAGTCTCGCTCCTCCGACCCGATAGAAGAGTCAACGTCACGTCCGGCGAGTCTGGTTTCCTTTGGTCAACGTCCTCCGCTTTGACCGCGGTCAGCGCGCAACCGTTGTCGAAGGTCACCTCGACCTGCCGGAACGGCACTTCGGCAACCCTGCCGACGGATCGATTGAACAGCGCGTCGATCAGACGCAAGGTAGTCGTCTTCCCGAAGCCGTTCGGACCGATCATGATCATGATGTTTTCGTCTGTGGCGAACTTCAAATGGTGATCGAAACGCCCGAACAGGCCTTTCACCTGGACTTGATCGATTCTCATTCGGAGTTCCTCCTCAGCCTAGGTTCTCCTCTCACGACTAAGGTCACTGCCCCGCCCACGGGCGGATCGGTGGCCATCGTGGGCCGAACCTATCGCCGCGTCCGCCGCCGGGTCAAGGCGACCGCCGCTGCCCAGCCGCTGCCCCGGCGCAAGGCGCGCCACGTGGGGTCAGGCGGCGTCGTAGGGGGTGAGCGGGCGCAGCCAGATGTTGCGGAAGCGGGTCGGGTTGCGGTGATCCTGCAGGCGCAACGGTCCGGCCGGCGGATGCGGCGCGTCGTAGTGGGCGAGGATGCGGTGGCCGGTCGGTCCGAGCGCCTCCTGCCGGTGGTGGATCAGCACGCCGTTGTGGACAATCGTCAGGAAGGCGGGGCTGACCAGGCGGGTGCCGTCGAAGCGCGCCGACTCGAACACGATGTCGAAACTCTGCCACTCGCCGGGCCGGCGGCAGGCGTTGACCAGCGGCGGGTACTGGCCGTAGATGGCGCCGGTGTGGCCGTCGGCGTAGGTGCGGTTGTCGTAGCCGTCGAGCACCTGGACCTCGTACAGCCCAAGCAGGAACACGCCGCTGTTGCCGCGCCCCTGGCTGCTGCCCTCCACCTGGGCCGGGCAGGCGAACTCCATGTGGAGCTGGCAGTCGCCGAAGTGATCGCGGGTCTCGATGTCGCCGCTGCCGGACACCACCTCCATGAAGCCGTCGCGCACCTGCCAGCCGGCCGCGCCGCCGTCCTTTCCCCGCCACTGGTCCAGGCCGCTGCCGTCAAACAGCACTACGGCGTCGGCGGGCGGCGCACCGGGCGCTGCGCCGGGAGTCACCACCCGCGGTTGCGGGCGGTTCGCGTCATGGACGCGCCACCTGCCGCCGGGCAGGAACGGGGTGTCGTCGTAGCCGAGCACCGGCTGGTTCTGTTTTGCCATCACGGACTCCTCGTTACCGGAAGCTGCTCATGTCCACCATGGCGCGGGTCTGCGGGTTGCGCAGCGGCTCGCCGGCGAACAGGCGCGCCACCTCGTCGAGCACCCAGCGCAACTGGTAGCGGCCGGAACCCTCGATCGAGCCGGCCACGTGCGGCGACAGGGTCAGGTGCGGGCAGCCGAACAGCGGCGAGCCGGGCGGCGGCGGCTCCGGGTCCGTGACGTCGATGAACGCCCAGATGCGGCGCCGGTGCAGCTCCGCGACCAGCGCCTCCTGGTCGACCAGCGGCCCGCGCGAGGTGTTGATGAAGATCGCCCCGTCGCGCAGCAGGGCCAGCCGTTCGGCGTTGACCATGTGTCGGGTCTGGTCGTTGTTGGGGGCGTGCACGCTGACCACGTCCGACTCGGCGAACAGCTCCTCCAGCTCGCGCTTCTCCGCGCCGAGCGCGGCGGCCTGCTCGGCGTTCACGAACGGATCGGCGAGCAGCAGGCGGACCTGGTAGTGGGCCAGCAGCGCCAGCACGCGGCGCCCTACCTCGCCGGCGCCGATGATGCCGACGGTGATGCCGCGCACGTCGGATGAGGGACGGTGCAACTGTACGTCGCGCCACTTGCCCCGCGCGGTCTGCGGCGCCAGTTCCATCAGCGAGCGGCGCCCGATCACGACCAGCGCGGCGGTGTAGTGCGCCACCTCCTCGGCGATGGCGCCGGCGGCGCTGACCACGGCGATGTCGCGCTCCCACACGGACGGCGTCAGGTAAGGCCGCAGCGTGCCGGCGGCGTGGGCGATGATGCGCAGGCCCGGGGCGGCGGCGAGCAAATCGGCGCTGATCGGCGGTGAGCCCCAGCAGGTTATGCAGCCGTCGGCGCCGGCCAGCAGCTCCTTCGCCATGGCGGCGTCGACCGCGCTGCGCGCCTCCGATGCGCGGGCGGCCGCCGGCGGGTGGCGAAACCGCAGGCGGTCCTCGTAGCGGGCGAACTCGTCCGGCAGCATGACCCGCGAGTTGCTGTTGAGCACGGCGATGAGCGGCCGTTCAGTAGCCATCGCCCGGCAACCTACCCGCCGTCCCGCCAACGTGGCAAGGTGACCGATAGAGTCGGTGTCAGGCAGCGGTGACACGCTGACGCTGCGGCGCGGCGAGTCGGAACGGAGCTCCACCAGGACGCGAGACGGTACCGTCGAACACTGCCAGGAGTGAGCAGAGCCACTCCCCACCGCCTCGTTCACGCACGGCGCGCACGCCTCACAGCCGCGGCCGTCCCGGCAGTCCGGACGCCGGTCAGAAGTTCCAGTCGAAGTGGGGGACCGGCAGGGTGAGGGCGGCGTCGATGGCCGCCAGCAGATCGGACGGACCGGCGAGGTCGTCCGTCACCGCCAGCGACGCGGCCGGCCTCACGCCGAGCCACAGCCGGGTGAAGGCGCCCACGCCGGCGGTCAAGACCGGCAGGTCGGGGGCGTGGCCGGGCTCGGCGCTGGAGGTGGCGCCGAGCCGCACCACGTAGTCGCCGCCGGCGCCCTGCCAGCCGTCCTCCGGCAGGTAGCGCGCCACCGGATCGTGCAGCCGCAGGTTGAATGCCACGGCGTCCCGGGCGCTCACCGCCGCGATGCACGCCGGCAGGTCCAGGATGCGCGCCTGCCAGTACGCGGCGCTCGACATGCGGTGCTCCTGCTCGGCACGGTGGCTGCGCGAGCGGTTGCGAAACGGCCACTCCAGGAGATCCTGGATCTGGATCTGCGGCGGTTCCTGGACCTCCAGGTGCACTACCTGGTCGGACAGATCGCGCAGCAGCGCCAGCAGTTCCACGAGCTGGCCGGTGGTTTCGTAGGCGAACCACCAGACGCTGTACGGACCCTGCTCGCCCTTCGCATTCGCCCAGAAGTGGTGGCTGATGCGGCCGCCGTCGCGGTAGCCGAGCCCGAAGCCATTGTCTGCCTCCTGCATGGCGGTGCGTGTGAAGGTGGCGTCGTGGAAGTTCACGCCGCCGTGCGGGCGCAGGCGCGCCAGGCGCCCGGCATGCACCGCTTCGGCATCGTCCACGGAAATGCGTATCGGCGGTCGTGCCCGCACCGGCACGCGCAGCGTCGCCGGGTCGAAGGTCACCTCGTGCTCGTATCCCATGGTCCCGAAACCGAGCTGGTTGTAGTAACCCTGGTCGAACATGCTCAGCCCGGCGAGCGCGGCGCCGCGCTGCGCCGCGTCGGCCAGCGCCACGGCGGTGGTGCGGCTGGCCAGCCCCTGCCGTCGCGCCACCCGGCTGGTGGTGACACCGGCCACCCCGGCGAACGGCAGCTCGCCCTCCTGGTAACGCAGTGCACCGCTGTACATCAGCACACCGCATTCGGCGGCGCCGTCCTGCTCGGCCACGAAGCCGCGGCTGGCGGCGGCGAAGGTGTCGAAGATCTGCTCCTTCTCCTTCTCCTTGCCGACCCAGCCCACCTCCCGGAACACGCGCAGCAGGCTGTCGCGGTCGCGCTGGTGGTCGTAACGCCGAATGATCATCTGGTTGTCAACTCCCCGTAGATTCGTCGGTTGCCATGCGCGGCATGGCGTCGGCGGACGGAGCACCGTCTGCCGCACCGGTGGCGTCGCTGGCCAGCGACGGCGGGCGAGAGGGGCCGGCTTCTTGGTCGCCGGGGCCGTGGCCGGACGCCGCTGCCGCGGTACCCGGTCGGCCAACCAGGCCGTCGCCACCGTCCACGGCACCTTCTGCCGAGGCGCCTTCCGGCCGCGGTGCCGGCGGCTTTCCGGGTGGACCGAAGCCGCCGCCCTTGCCGGGGCCTGCGGCGGGCGGGCCGCCCCATGCCGGGGCCGGCGCCGCCAGAACCTGGCCGAACGTGCGCCTGAGCAGCAGGTAGCCGAAGGCAAAGGCGACCAGGTTGGCGGTCACGATGGTCCACCACACGCCGGCGATCGATCCGCCCGGTGCCACCGCGCGCGTCACCAGCAGCGTGCCACCGACCAGGATCGCCACCCGCGTCGCCGACACCGCGAAGCCGCGCCACGACTTGCCCAGGCCCTGGAACGAACTCACCACCACGAACAGCGCCGCCACGATGCCGTAGGTGAGCGGAATCATCGCCAGGTAGGACCGGGTATAGCCGATCACCACCGGATCGTCGGTGAACACGCCGACGACGGCGCCGCGGGAGAGCAACGCAGCCAGGCCCACGGCCGTGCCGATGCCGAACGCAAACAGCAGGGCGGTGTGATATGACGCGCGGGCGCGGTCGGGACGGCCGCCGCCGATATTCTGCCCGATCATCGCCATCGCCGCGACGCCGAACCCGATCGCCGGCAGGAACGAGAAGAACTCGATGCGAAAGCCGATCGACAGTCCGACCACCCCCGCCTCCAGGAACGCCAGCGCCACCAGCGCGTTGAGGGCGGCGAGTCCGGCCGGGTTGAGCAGGTTGGTCAGCGCCGCCGGAAAGCCGATCGCCAGCACCTGCCGCACCGAGTGGAGGCGGAACACCAGGTTGCGGAAGCGGAACTTCACCATCATGTCGCGCTGATGCAGCAGCGTGATGCCGGCGATGACCAGCAGGATCTGCGAGATGATGGTGGCAAGGGCGGCGCCGCGCACGCCGAGGGCGGGAATGCCGAGGCCGCCGAAGATCAGCAGCGGATCGAGGCCGGCGTTGATGGTGGTGGAGATTGCGAACAGCCAGGTGACGGTGCGGTTGTCGCCCTGCGAGTTGAACCCGAAGATCACCGCGAAGAAGATGAACATCAGCACCGAGCCGCCGGCCACGATGGTGAAGTAGTCGACCGCCAGCGGGAGGATGTCGCCGGTGGCGCCGGTCAGAGACAGCAGCTTCCCGCGCAAGCTCAGGGAGATGGTCGTGAACAGTACCGCGGCGATGAAGTTGAGCACGAACGACTGCCCCATCACCCGCTCCGCCTCCGGGATGTCGCGCCGCCCGATGCTCATCGCCATCACCACGCCGGAGCCGACCGTGATGCCGATGGTGAGGGAGATCATCACGAACAGGGTGATCTGCGACACCGTGACTGCCGCCATGGCGTTGTCCGAGAGGCGGCTCACCCAGAACGCGTCCACCAGTTGGTACAGGGTCTGAAACAGGATGGAGAGCATCACCGGCCACGCCAGCGACCAGCTCAGGGAGGGGATCGAACCGCTGGTAAGGTTGCGCCCGCGCATGACCGGCGTAACCTACCAAAGTAACGGGTGGGCGGGCAATGAAAGCCGCTACGCGCTATCCGGGTGTGATGCCGGCGGCCTGCAGCAAGACGCGGAGCTCTCGCCGGAACCGGATAGTCAGAGCCGCGGCGCGGGCGGCGGGCGACATCTTGCGCCACGTCCTGGCCAGGATATCGGCGACCTTGGCGGGCGGGTGCTTGCCGGCGAACTGTTCCAGGTAGTGCTCCAGGAACACCAGGCAGGCGCAATCCTCCAGCGCCTGCACGTCACTGTCCGGCGCGGCGCGGGCCAGCCCTTCCTTGCGCAGCAGCTCCGCCACGGCAGCAATCGAATCGTCGGCGAAGCCCGCCGCGCGCATCAGTTCGGCGGTGCGCTCGGCGTGATGCCGGCCCAAGGTGGTGCGCCAGCGCAGGTACCCGGTTCGCCCCATCGGGAACCGGTCACGCGGAATCGCCCACCGCTCCAGGTGCTGCGCGCGCGCCGCGATGCGCAGCGCCGGCGCCGCATCCGGGCGCAGCCGCTCCAGCCAGCCGCTCATGCGCCGCCCGTACAGCAGTTCCTTGGGATGCTCGACGCCGCCCTCGTTCTCGGTATGCGGGTCCGCGCGGTTCGCCGCGTCTATCCGCCCAAGCACCTCCCGCAGTTGCGCATCCGCCGTCATCGCGCCACCCTATCAGGCAACGACGCGGAGTGCACACGCGGTGCCGGCGCCAAGGCTGCGGTCCAGGTGGACGGCAACCTTCATCGCACCCAGCCATCGGCCACGGTGCCGGCGACTCTGTGCCGGGTTGCCGGCGGCGCGGTCCGGCACTACGGTCGAACACGCGCGCACGGGCACGTTGCCCGGAACCATTCGAACGGAGGAACACCCTGATGACTGCCAAACCCGTGAAGACGGCCGTGGTAACCGGCGGCCACCCCTTTGACGTAGTGAACTTTCACCACTTGTTCGAGGGGTTGGAGGGCGTGCGCGCCTACGTGCAGCACATGGACGACTTTGCATCCACCTCCGAGCAGGAGCGCGATTCGTACGAGTGTGTCGTGTTCTACACCATGCTGAGGGAGGAACCGGACGACGCGGGACCGGGGTACGCCGGCAAGCCCAGGACGGCGATCGAGCACCTCGGCGAGACCGGGCAGGGCATCCTCCTGCTCCATCATGCGATCCTCGGGACCCCGGGGTGGCCGCTGTGGAACGCGATGGTGGGCATCGACGACCGTTCGTTCGGCTATCACCACGACCAGTCGGTGCACGTGGAGACGGCGAACCGGGAGCACCCGATCACGCGCGGAGTCGCGGCGTGGGAGATGATCGACGAGACCTACACCATGGCCGACGCCGGGGACGACAGCGAGGTGCTGCTCACCACCAGCCACCCGAAGAGCATGCGCACGCTCGCCTGGTCGCGCACGCACAACAACGCGCGCGTGTTCTGCTACCAGTGCGGTCACGACAACCAGACCTGGGAGAACGCCGCGTTCCGCGAGGTGCTGCGGCGCGGCATCCACTGGTGCGCGCGCCGCATCTGACTCGCTCCGGCAGCGAGGTGTGCACAGCGCGTGAGGCTCGGCGCTGACGCACGCCGCCGTACTCGAACTCCTCCTCAGGTGATCCGGCGGCGCGCTCCCAACGACGCCTCCGTTACGGCGACCTGCGCGTGCAGTCGCAGGATCGCCTCGTGGGTGACCGAGCCCGGCGTCGGCGTCAGGCAGTTGGCGGTACCGCAAGCCGCCGCGAACCGCACCACCGCGGCCAGTTCGGCCTGATCGATGCGCAGCGGCGGCGGCGGTGCGCCGGGAGCGGTGTTCGGGCCGGACGCAACGCCGGTTGTGGAACCGCCGGCGGCGCCGATCAGCGCTGCCGCCACGCCGGCCGATGCGGCGTCGCCGCTGCCGATCGAGTTGACCACCGGCACGGCGGGGGCGGCCGCCCGCAGCAACCGCCTCCCGTCGCACGCCTCGATCCCCTCCGCCCCGGCGCTCACGATCACCCACCGCACGCCGTACCGGTCGCACAGGTCGCGATAGACCGCGATGCGGGCCGGCCCGGCATCGACCGCCGTCCCCGCCAGTGCTGCCAGCTCCGCGCGGTTGATCTTGACGATCGACGGAGCCGCGGCCAGCGCGGCGCGGCCGTGGCCGTGGTAGGCGTCGAGCAGCGTCGCCACGCCGCGGCGGTGGGCGCGACGCACCATCTCCGCGTACACCTCGTCGCGGGCGCCGCCGATCGCGGAGCCGGCAACCACCACGACGCTCGCTTGCTCCAGCAACCGGTCGTAGGCGGCGGCGAAACGCTCCTGCTCCGCGTCGTTCGCCGTTACCGCCGGCTCCACAAGCTCGGTAACCTGCTGCGTCTCACCAACCGCGCCGCCCGCGAACTCGCCGAAGCTCCCCGTCAGCGCCGGTTCTGCCGGCTCGTTGACCGGCCCCGCCGACTCCAGCAGGGTCACGCAGGTCCGGGTGTCGGCGGCCGTGTCGATCACCTCGGCGGGGATGCCTTCGCGCTCCAGCGCCTGCCGCACGCGCGCGCCGTTGGGGCCGCCCAGGTAGGCGAGCAGCGTCGCCGGCGCCTGCAGGGCGGCGAGCACGCGCGCCACGTTCACCCCCTTGCCCGCCGCCGAGCGATGCACCTCGCGTACCCGGTTCACGGCGCCGGGGGTGACGGCGTCGAACCGGTACGTAAGCTGCCAGGCGCAGTTGTGGCCACACACCAGGATCATGCTCTCATCCTCCCTTGCGCCGCCGGCGCGGGTCTCTCTACCCTACCGCAAGCTGCTGCGATGAAACTGCTCGGCGCTCACGTATCCACCGCCGGCGGCGTGCGCACCGCGCCGGAGCGGGCGCGCGCCCTCGGCGCCAACGCGTTCGCCATCTTTACCCGCAACCAGCGGCGCTGGGCGTCCAAGCCGCTCGCCGACGACGAGGCCGCCGCGTTCCGTGACCAGTGCGCCGCGTGCGGCTTCCCGCTGCACCACGTGCTGCCGCACGCCGGCTACCTGATCAACCTGGGCGCCCCCGACGAGGAGATCGTCCGCAAGTCGCAGGCGGGCTTCCTGGACGAGTTCGAACGCTGCCGGCGACTTGGCCTGCGCTACCTGAACTTCCACCCCGGCAGCCACCTGGGCAGGATGAGCGACGCGGCCTGCACCGCGCAGATCACGGAATTCCTGAACCGTGCTCTGGCCGAGGTTCCCGACGTCATCGCCGTGTACGAGAGCACCGCCGGCCAGGGCAGCCACCTCGGCCACACCTTCGCCCAGCTTGCCGCCCTGGTCGACGGCATCGAGGACAAGTCGCGCATCGGCGTGTGCCTCGACACCTGCCACCTGCATGCCGCCGGCTATGACCTCACCACCGCGGCGGCGTACGAACGCACCATGCGCGAGTTCGAGGTGGTGGTGGGCCTGCGCTACCTGGCCGGCGCCCACCTGAACGACTCCAAGACCCCGCTCGGCAGCCGCGTGGACCGCCACGAGAGCCTCGGCAAGGGCACCATGGGCTGGGAGCCGTTCCGGCTGCTCATGAATGACCCCCGCTTCGACGACAAGCCCCTGATCACCGAAACCGTCGACCAGACCCTGTGGGCCGCGGAACTGACCCAACTCAGAGCGCTGGCGTCGGCAGGCGGCGCCGAGGATTCCCCGACGGTCACGTCCGCTTGAGTATCGCCGATCGGAGCACTCCGACGATCAAGCCTCGGCACGGTTCCC
This window encodes:
- a CDS encoding AAA family ATPase is translated as MRIDQVQVKGLFGRFDHHLKFATDENIMIMIGPNGFGKTTTLRLIDALFNRSVGRVAEVPFRQVEVTFDNGCALTAVKAEDVDQRKPDSPDVTLTLLSGRRSETFEHRRVSSDSLGVPISAIEDAIPALRRVGRREWHNLETGRVLDLEEVLAFHEDELAFFVRSGVSAVPEWLQELRNSVAVRFIDTERLTSAPNPRRNRRGVRADTPKRTVSQYSHKLATQVGQSREEYVARSQSLERTFPARVVADNGAQNGSMDELRSQLNDLERKRSRLEHAGLLAGEQFDIEVPELTRVDESHRKLLTVFAQDAAEKLAVFDKLYDCVDAFTSIANSRLRHKQVVVSAKGLGVADSDGDSLDLEKLSSGEQHELVILYELIFRTAPDSLVLIDEPELSLHVAWQAQFVPDLERMTKLTGFRAILATHSPDIIGDRWDLTVELHEPGTG
- a CDS encoding DUF4202 domain-containing protein produces the protein MTADAQLREVLGRIDAANRADPHTENEGGVEHPKELLYGRRMSGWLERLRPDAAPALRIAARAQHLERWAIPRDRFPMGRTGYLRWRTTLGRHHAERTAELMRAAGFADDSIAAVAELLRKEGLARAAPDSDVQALEDCACLVFLEHYLEQFAGKHPPAKVADILARTWRKMSPAARAAALTIRFRRELRVLLQAAGITPG
- a CDS encoding DUF4435 domain-containing protein, with protein sequence MTRSLNARVNAIRQTRQEHAGCFVVVEGRDDRLFFEQFVDRQDCWVIVERGKQNVVDVVSILEADGFPGVVGVVDADFDHFEGIGQASDNIIVLETVDLEALLIRSTALDRVLVELGSVDKIAKFGASVREALLAAALPIGCLRLHSRRVGLSLTFQGLRYGRCIEVATLVLDVFRLIKEVENRTRRFDLPRDHLAREIDIIQESVKDRWLVCYGADMVEILALSLRSTLGTNSAQAVAPDVVRRYLRLAYQWPDLSGSQLGRDLRAWEARNATYRVWGNADPGERA
- a CDS encoding GNAT family N-acetyltransferase → MIIRRYDHQRDRDSLLRVFREVGWVGKEKEKEQIFDTFAAASRGFVAEQDGAAECGVLMYSGALRYQEGELPFAGVAGVTTSRVARRQGLASRTTAVALADAAQRGAALAGLSMFDQGYYNQLGFGTMGYEHEVTFDPATLRVPVRARPPIRISVDDAEAVHAGRLARLRPHGGVNFHDATFTRTAMQEADNGFGLGYRDGGRISHHFWANAKGEQGPYSVWWFAYETTGQLVELLALLRDLSDQVVHLEVQEPPQIQIQDLLEWPFRNRSRSHRAEQEHRMSSAAYWQARILDLPACIAAVSARDAVAFNLRLHDPVARYLPEDGWQGAGGDYVVRLGATSSAEPGHAPDLPVLTAGVGAFTRLWLGVRPAASLAVTDDLAGPSDLLAAIDAALTLPVPHFDWNF
- a CDS encoding MATE family efflux transporter — encoded protein: MRGRNLTSGSIPSLSWSLAWPVMLSILFQTLYQLVDAFWVSRLSDNAMAAVTVSQITLFVMISLTIGITVGSGVVMAMSIGRRDIPEAERVMGQSFVLNFIAAVLFTTISLSLRGKLLSLTGATGDILPLAVDYFTIVAGGSVLMFIFFAVIFGFNSQGDNRTVTWLFAISTTINAGLDPLLIFGGLGIPALGVRGAALATIISQILLVIAGITLLHQRDMMVKFRFRNLVFRLHSVRQVLAIGFPAALTNLLNPAGLAALNALVALAFLEAGVVGLSIGFRIEFFSFLPAIGFGVAAMAMIGQNIGGGRPDRARASYHTALLFAFGIGTAVGLAALLSRGAVVGVFTDDPVVIGYTRSYLAMIPLTYGIVAALFVVVSSFQGLGKSWRGFAVSATRVAILVGGTLLVTRAVAPGGSIAGVWWTIVTANLVAFAFGYLLLRRTFGQVLAAPAPAWGGPPAAGPGKGGGFGPPGKPPAPRPEGASAEGAVDGGDGLVGRPGTAAAASGHGPGDQEAGPSRPPSLASDATGAADGAPSADAMPRMATDESTGS
- a CDS encoding hydroxyacid dehydrogenase, with amino-acid sequence MATERPLIAVLNSNSRVMLPDEFARYEDRLRFRHPPAAARASEARSAVDAAMAKELLAGADGCITCWGSPPISADLLAAAPGLRIIAHAAGTLRPYLTPSVWERDIAVVSAAGAIAEEVAHYTAALVVIGRRSLMELAPQTARGKWRDVQLHRPSSDVRGITVGIIGAGEVGRRVLALLAHYQVRLLLADPFVNAEQAAALGAEKRELEELFAESDVVSVHAPNNDQTRHMVNAERLALLRDGAIFINTSRGPLVDQEALVAELHRRRIWAFIDVTDPEPPPPGSPLFGCPHLTLSPHVAGSIEGSGRYQLRWVLDEVARLFAGEPLRNPQTRAMVDMSSFR
- a CDS encoding DUF1080 domain-containing protein, with translation MAKQNQPVLGYDDTPFLPGGRWRVHDANRPQPRVVTPGAAPGAPPADAVVLFDGSGLDQWRGKDGGAAGWQVRDGFMEVVSGSGDIETRDHFGDCQLHMEFACPAQVEGSSQGRGNSGVFLLGLYEVQVLDGYDNRTYADGHTGAIYGQYPPLVNACRRPGEWQSFDIVFESARFDGTRLVSPAFLTIVHNGVLIHHRQEALGPTGHRILAHYDAPHPPAGPLRLQDHRNPTRFRNIWLRPLTPYDAA
- the nfo gene encoding deoxyribonuclease IV is translated as MKLLGAHVSTAGGVRTAPERARALGANAFAIFTRNQRRWASKPLADDEAAAFRDQCAACGFPLHHVLPHAGYLINLGAPDEEIVRKSQAGFLDEFERCRRLGLRYLNFHPGSHLGRMSDAACTAQITEFLNRALAEVPDVIAVYESTAGQGSHLGHTFAQLAALVDGIEDKSRIGVCLDTCHLHAAGYDLTTAAAYERTMREFEVVVGLRYLAGAHLNDSKTPLGSRVDRHESLGKGTMGWEPFRLLMNDPRFDDKPLITETVDQTLWAAELTQLRALASAGGAEDSPTVTSA
- a CDS encoding ThuA domain-containing protein: MTAKPVKTAVVTGGHPFDVVNFHHLFEGLEGVRAYVQHMDDFASTSEQERDSYECVVFYTMLREEPDDAGPGYAGKPRTAIEHLGETGQGILLLHHAILGTPGWPLWNAMVGIDDRSFGYHHDQSVHVETANREHPITRGVAAWEMIDETYTMADAGDDSEVLLTTSHPKSMRTLAWSRTHNNARVFCYQCGHDNQTWENAAFREVLRRGIHWCARRI
- a CDS encoding PfkB family carbohydrate kinase yields the protein MILVCGHNCAWQLTYRFDAVTPGAVNRVREVHRSAAGKGVNVARVLAALQAPATLLAYLGGPNGARVRQALEREGIPAEVIDTAADTRTCVTLLESAGPVNEPAEPALTGSFGEFAGGAVGETQQVTELVEPAVTANDAEQERFAAAYDRLLEQASVVVVAGSAIGGARDEVYAEMVRRAHRRGVATLLDAYHGHGRAALAAAPSIVKINRAELAALAGTAVDAGPARIAVYRDLCDRYGVRWVIVSAGAEGIEACDGRRLLRAAAPAVPVVNSIGSGDAASAGVAAALIGAAGGSTTGVASGPNTAPGAPPPPLRIDQAELAAVVRFAAACGTANCLTPTPGSVTHEAILRLHAQVAVTEASLGARRRIT